In the Deinococcus ficus genome, one interval contains:
- a CDS encoding response regulator: MPGMAYTILVADDEPAIRTMLEVILSADGHEITAVPDGRAALEYLKDHTPDALLLDVKMPHMDGFEICSRVKRVRRLQQTPVLLLTAQDDDQTRDHAKLVGADDIVYKPLSGKNLRARITQLIQARRPAQ; the protein is encoded by the coding sequence ATGCCGGGCATGGCGTACACCATCCTCGTCGCAGATGATGAACCGGCAATCCGGACCATGCTGGAGGTCATCCTCTCGGCGGACGGCCATGAGATCACCGCGGTGCCCGACGGCCGGGCGGCCCTGGAGTACCTCAAGGACCACACGCCCGACGCGCTGCTGCTGGACGTCAAGATGCCCCACATGGACGGCTTCGAGATCTGCTCGCGCGTCAAACGCGTCCGGCGCCTGCAGCAGACGCCGGTGCTGCTCCTGACCGCCCAGGACGACGACCAGACCCGCGACCACGCCAAACTGGTCGGCGCGGACGACATCGTGTACAAGCCCCTGTCCGGCAAGAACCTGCGCGCCCGCATCACCCAGCTGATCCAGGCCCGCCGCCCGGCCCAGTGA